ttattctaatatcacataaggatcaaacaatcacaacctaataaagtttctaatatgcaaatttattttacaattatcaagtattaaattaaatttattttacatgccaatgttagtttaatttacaaacaagattaattttaatttataaattatttatttaaattaattatatgcaaacgtcagttaaattaaacataaagttaattttaatttaccaaataaaaatcttattattactacaatttcatgcaaaTGGTTATTCAAGGAGTTTagggctacttacctgttggtaaatgcagttgccattggggcaagctacccctAAAAAAATGGTCttatcttctagtatggcaatgatatccctggcttactcccgtttagctccacataagctccacgcaaataccCTTTTTGGTATTTACCTTAGGgctttaagaaatatcgctagaaagaaagaattaaaagaattttggctattcctctctttaattttttttttccttttttatattttttttatcttctcctcccccctcttttttttttttttttttttcaatatgttatttatagggttttgggtgaGATTGAGATATGAATGAGGTGTTTAAACTAATAAGAAGATAGggaaaggggaaggcaccaatagggagtgaggaagaggtgtggcaaGGTTTGAAGTCTTAGTGTGAtaaggtttagataacttaaacaattagGATTGTAGAATTTGGGTGAGATTGAGATATGAATGAGGTTTTTAAACCAATAGGAAGATAGggaaaggggaaggcaccaatagggagtgaggaagaggtgtggcaatgtttgaagtcctagtgtgataaggtttagataacttaaCCAATAGGAAGAAAGGGAAATGGGGTGGcatcaatagggagtgaggaagagagtggggccaaagtgggagagagagtttgtatgggagagggatagagaaaaatatattttcttattttaattttcaaaaaataaattaaatagatcctatttaaaatttctaactaggctttcttaggctcatgtggtctaattaaacttaattaggtaaatttaaaaactatccatattaaatttaaataaaataaaattttatttaaatttaattaaattcacttcaaaaaaaaaaaaaaacattaattttttttcaagatcataccacaaaattaataattcagctccatgcctcaaaTTACTTCTTACAGTGATAtattttttcatcatcgggttttccacagcctcaatgcacatactcatcacaaaataagggtctacagtaggATAGAGGTGTGGATACAAATGCCAAGAGTTTACATTGTGCTAGTGCACATTCTCCTTAAACAATACAGCAGCTAGTTGCAATGATCCTTCACTGATGTTTATCTACTTGTAGTACATTCTTATGTAAATTTTCCTCTTAATTATAGAACAAAGCTAGTTCCTTGGTACTAGAACGGCTTATTTTACCAGTTACAACATTTTTCATCATATGGGGATTTTTATGCTTCTTTGTGCCTGTTTGGCATTGCATTGGAGGGCCAAAACTGTTTTTTTTGAACAAAGCGCCATTTTAGATGCTGTTGAAAAAAACtgtttgttattttattattcttaTGGCTAaactttattaaatttaattttaaattattttctaatgctctctaactagtatatttaaaaaagtaattttctcaACAGCAGTTCCAACAGCAATGCCAAACAGGCTCTTTCACCGTATTTATGGCTCCAAATCATATGGGCTCATTCTTGTTTACCCTGTTTAATTAGTTCCATACATTTGAGTAGTCTGTCTTTCTTGTTTTATTCCCTTCTGTGCATTCTTTAATGTTTTGATCATTTGCTCAGTTTTAAAATGATACTCcacaaaatgagagagagagagagagagagagagagacagttgATTCCTTGTAACTCCATTACATCTGGTTTCATCTTCTGGGTCACTTCCACTACCTGAATTCATTTGATCTTTGTGCTTTAATCTTTGACATTGACAGCCCATGAGCATGGTGTTGCCTGGTGTTGTTGGGTTCAAGTTATCTGGAAAATTACGCAATGGTGTTACAGCTACTGACTTGGTTTTGACTGTGACTCAAATGCTGAGGAAGCATGGTGTTGTTGGCAAATTTGTTGAGTTTTATGGTAATTCTATTCTCATGGTCCTTAATTGAATTATCTATCAATCATTTTGGTCAAGGTTCTCATGTCTATATGTGCTTGCAGGGGATGGTATGGGTGAGCTATCATTGGCAGATAGGGCCACTATAGCTAACATGTCTCCCGAGTATGGTGCAACCATGGGATTCTTCCCTGTGGATCATGTTACTTTACAATATCTAAAACTGACTGGAAGGAGTGACGAAACTGTGAGTATTTCATGCTTGTATAGGTATTTTGtacaattttgaattttaaaatgaGGTGACTTCTTGTTTTTTTAGGTGGCAATGATAGAAGCATACCTTCGTGCAAATAAAATGTTTGTTGACTATAATGAGGTAAgatattttcttcttcttccttttcttctttcttctgttatcactcttttaagtattcaatgCAAGATGAAATATTTTGTCTTGTTTTTTATTGAACTTTTTCCGCTGCTAATAATTCCAGCCCCAACAAGAAAGAGTGTACTCATCATATCTACAATTGAACCTTGCTGATGTAGAGCCATGTATTTCTGGACCAAAGAGGTGTGTACATGCTACATGCATATGCTCATTCATCAATACTATCTCATGCTCTAATTCTGTGTTTTGTTCTTCACTATCAAGTTTAAATTCATTTTCTAACATTTACTGCATATGCAATTCTAACCATTGTTATTTGCAGACCTCATGATCGGGTCCCTTTGAGAGAAATGAAGACTGACTGGCATTCTTGTCTTGACAACCAAGTTGGATTCAAGGTTAGTTGTAAACTTATGCCCATCGAATTTTTCTTACTCTTTCGGAAACTAATTAACTTATTTGTTCCCTTTCCTATTTTGGACTAATTGAATCTAAATTTttctgctcttttttttttttttaaatttagctGATAAATGAATCAAGCAGGTGGACGTAATTTATTTATGGTGTAGAGTGGTTGTATGACAAATGAATGTGAATTATGAATTAGTTTTTTGAACTTGGGATATTGAATTTCAAATGACCTACACGGAATACACCATTTTGaataaaatttgtatttttaatTCCATCCATGTATGTGCCTTGTGCTCATCTTATTATTGCTTTGTATGTAAATTATGTAACATTCTTCCCATGTTCTTCTGGTTTTGCAGGGCTTTGCTGTACCAAAAGAAGCACAAGACAAAGTGGCAAAGTTCTCATTCCATGGACAACCAGCAGAGCTTAAGCATGGTAGTGTGGTGATTGCTGCAATCACAAGCTGCACAAATACATCAAATCCCAGCGTGATGCTTGGGGCTGGTCTTGTTGCAAAAAAGGCTTGCGAACTTGGTTTACAGGTCAGACATGCTCATGCTATGGTTTATAGATTCTGTAACGTCATGCATTATCTTCTCCCTTAATGGAAAGTAGGATGgcatggagattttttttttctgcctCTTGTTTCATTTGTAAGAATGTGAACAGTAATTTATGTAAACTTCCTGATAATGGCTGTGTAAATGATTCTTTACCAGGTCAAACCATGGATAAAGACAAGTCTTGCCCCTGGTTCTGGAGTGGTTACAAAATATTTGCTCCAGAGGTATTGCTTGTGATTTATTTAACTCTTTTATAGGGTTGCTGCACTTTAATGTAATTTCTTTGTTCTGTATTTGTGGGTGAGTTGTGAACTAATTTTTTGTTTACATGGTGCAGTGGACTACAAAAATATTTGAATCAACAGGGCTTCCACATTGTCGGGTATGGCTGCACAACATGCATAGGGAATTCTGGTGAATTGGATGAGTCAGTTGCTTCTGCTATTTCAGAGAAcggtaatttttgaaatttctatGTGTGTATATGTAAATAAGTAATGCACAGTGGTACGTGTCTTATAGCTTAAGCTTTAGCATGTCCATATTTTCCCTTTGGCTCATATATACATTCTTTCTTCTCCTTCTTTATCAGACATTATAGCTGCTGCTGTGCTCTCCGGTAACAGGAATTTTGAAGGTCGGGTTCATGCATTGACAAGGGCCAACTACCTTGCATCACCTCCTTTGGTGGTTGCCTATGCTCTTGCTGGCACGGTATTTCTTACTATTTATCCTCATTGTTATTTCAGACCTGTTGTATCAATAGATTAACATGAAATTACTTTCCAGGTTGACATTGATTTTGACAAGGAGCCAATTGGAACAGGAAAGGATGGTAGGAATATCTATTTCAAGGATATCTGGCCAACTACAGAAGAAATTGCTGAGGTAGAAACTCTTAAGTTGCATTCTCATATGTAGTTTTCTGACCTTACGTATAACTGCTGGTATGAAATGACTTGGGATGTCTTGCTGTGTAGGTTGTGCAATCTAGTGTGTTGCCTGATATGTTCAAAAGCACTTATGAGGCTATCACAAAGGGCAATCCCATGTGGAATCAGCTAACTGTATCAGCTAAAATTTCATACTCATGGGACCCTAGCTCCACCTATATTCATGAGCCTCCATACTTCAAGAACATAACCCTGAATCCTCCTGGAGCACATGGAGTGAAGGATGCTTACTGCTTGCTGAATTTTGGCGATAGTATCACAACAGATCACATTTCACCAGCAGGAAGTATCCACAAGGACAGTCCTGCTGCCAAGTACCTCCTTGAGAGAGGGGTGGATCGCAAGGACTTTAACTCCTATGGAAGTCGACGTGGAAATGATGAAGTGATGGCTAGGGGAACTTTTGCTAATATTCGCCTTGTTAACAAACTTTTGAATGGGGAAGTAGGACCACAGACGGTACATATTCCTACAGGAGAGAAACTCTATGTATTTGATGCAGCAACGGTAAGCTTTTATGCTTCCATCACTTTTTTTCTTCTCTAGATAATATTAATTGTAGTGTTCTTTCTTCtttattattatcatcattattattgttattattattattttcattcttTTGGGGTTGGGGTTGTGGGTGGGGGTGGGTGATGTTAAAAATGAGCTCAATTCCAAGGCCTGAATGATGTAATGGACATTTATAAAAATGTCCCTTCTTTTGGCGTGTATTGCAGTGATTTTCTTAATAGATATGTTAGTTCTATATTTCCATTACTGAGTATATTGATGGCATGGCATCATGAATTGCAGCAGACATCTTTCATATTGGAAAATGGATTAATTATGAAATATGATGTAGTTTTGTGACTTGAAGTATCCCTGTGATATCAATGGGAAAATGTCCTTGTCTGGGAGACATGTTGACTAGGATTTATTGCTTAATTTATTAAAGCCTGAATACTTGTCATGATCTGATAATCTTCAAGATATATTAGCTAGGGTTTGTTACTTTCAATCTCTAAGTCTGGGTGATCACTACTATTTCAGAGGTACAAGACTGCTGGACATGACACCATTATTTTGGCTGGAGCTGAGTATGGAAGTGGAAGCTCCAGAGATTGGGCTGCCAAGGGTCCAATGTTATTGGTGAGCCTGATGATTTATGTTTAATTAACttcaaacttttttttttgtgCGGTTTAATTTTGGGTGTTTGCTTACCTTtgtattgttttctgatttattatttttcttttttacagGGAGTTAAAGCTGTGATTGCTAAAAGTTTTGAGAGAATTCATCGCAGTAATTTGGTGGGAATGGGAATTATTCCACTTTGTTTCAAGGCTGGCCAGGATGCAGACACACTAGGGTTGACTGGTCATGAGCGGTATACCGTTGACCTCCCAAACAATATCAGTGACATAAAGCCTGGCCAAGATGTGACTGTCACAACTGATAATGGAAAATCTTTCACCTGCACAGCTCGCTTTGACACTGAGGTAATTCCCACTATTCCTTTAGCCTTCTTCAAAATTGGGTTTGATATTGTGGAAAAGTAGGTGCCAAATTGCTGAATGCTAGTGTTATGGAACTTCTAAGGAAATTCATTTGGAAGCAAACCTATAATCTCTAAACGTAAGAGAATATGCATGCTATTGCCATGCGTTAGCACTACGGATTAGCGGAATTTTTCCCCTTGCTGGGAACATCGTGTTGCAACTACTTGAAAACTACAGGGTTTATGATCATTATATTAAAATTGTGATGACTGAAACGTCTACCAGCACTAGAACAAGTAATTTAAacgtgaaaccaattgaatttttATTCACTGATGCTGCTACTTTCTTTTTAGGATGGACGTCTTTTATTTATAAGAGAATTATTCCATTGGTTTGGACCAGTGTGATGGCGCTAAATGTCCAGTATATTACATAAATGATTCAAGTGACTGGCTTTGCGCTGTTTGGACGAGTGACTGATATTACAAGTTTTATGCAGTAGCTTAACACATTCCGTATTTGTCATTTTGTTGGCCTGCATGTTTTCTGAATTTAATTACCGTTCCAAAAGATGAAGAGccgtaacatttttttttttaaagttgtgGTTTTATGTTATTTTTTGTCTGCTCATTAGGGATAATGAGTTAGTATGCAGCTCTGGTGGGTTAATGATGTGGGTTTTAATTGCAATTGCAGGTGGAATTGGCATATTTCAACCATGGAGGAATTCTTCCGTATGTTATCCGCAACCTGATGACGCAGTGAATCATTTGATCATTGGCAAGTAACATTTCTCCATGAAATGAGATTTTCAATTGTAGAATGTGAGAATTTGAGAATAAAGTTTTTCAATAATAGGAAGAAGAAAACCCTTTGATGGGACTGCCAATTTTTTTAGCATTTTGAGATGAACACTCAAAAGGATTCGCAGTTTAATTCCTTTTTCTgttttgatgattactgaatcCCATTGTGAATCCATAATTATGGAAGTTTTATGTTTATGGAAACTGGTGAATTCCTgtaaaagtgttttttttttttttaaatgacactGTTTGCCCCTTTTTGATGAATAATTTATCCGTCTCTTTCTACTGCAAAACTTTTTGGTTTATTATATCGACAAGTaaatcaattttatttaaaaaactcTTTTTAACTTCTTGTTTGGAAGAATTCAATgcgattgatttttttttttaataattttatatttaaaataaaaaaaattaatttttttaatttaataagaaaaagaaaattaaggtCAATTTAtttgcataaaataatttttttaaaaaatattttataagaaaataatttattctcttatttgattgtaatttttaaaaataaaaaagttattttcatattaaaaaatatttgaactatAAACTGTCGCTTTATTattgtttattttttaatataagaaATATAGGGAAAAATAATAAATCATAGCACTTACCGCCAACTACCGATGGCCGCCATTAATTGATGGTGAATGGTAGACTAGTAAGTATATGATTGTATAATActtctataaaattttttatattttaataattttattgaaattcagAAAATAATTTCTTACATTTCAAAGTAGAGTGATTTTCTTGAATAGTGCTTAATCTTTTCTTTAATTCGGATAATATATTTTTCAGAGCATCTCAAATGGTGGAAATTTTTTTATggaatagaattaaaaaaaaaaaacaaatactgTACATTTTCATTTTGCTCCAAAgccatttttaaaattaattttaagggTGCTTCATTAAATCTCGTTATGCTCAGAAAGGAAAGCTATTTAATAGTTTTAAAACAAATAATCTCTTtcctttttatttaaaaataaaaataaaaatttgaagaattctattgcttattttatttataaatattttgtttttaattccTTGCTAATCAATTTtgcaatgaaaattttcaatcattcattctTAATTAGAATCAAATTGAAACCGATGCTAATTTGTTTCTAATTATAAATAGAAATAAATATAattctaatcacaaataaaatttcgATTCTAATTAGGAATAgagaaatttcttttatttttaattgaaaataaaattttattttatttttaattataaaaaatgaaCTCTTTGAAAATGACACTTATAGCTCTTTTGGGCCTAGGACCTTAGCTTATCAGTTgatattcttgatttaatttaacCCCATAAAAAGATATCTACCGCCAAACTTGAGGTAGTACATAATGAGATAAATTATTGGATAATCAACTGTCTCTTCTCATTAAACTCTTAAGTAGAAATAATACTTAGTCAtcatactaataaaaaaaaaatttttctttgCTCACTATTTATATTCAGCCAGAAATTTTTTAaagaataaattatgtttagaaATATATTTGAATTTCGCTGATAATTGTAATTATAAATGAATTCGATTTTATTTTGTttcaagaaaaaataataataataataattattatttatttattttaaaacaatttattttttatttgaacatGCAAATTATGGCTTAAAATATAATTACAAGGACTATATTataactaaaaaaataataaatgacataaaattaattaacaaataaCATTCATAAAATATATTTGCAACATCATTTCCTGTATCTCGCGCGTCTGCTCATGCATCATCTCCTGCTTGCATACGCTCATGCATCATCTCCTACTTAGGGATAGTATCGGTAAAAATTATCGAATCTAAATTAAAACCTAATTAACCATTTTACATTAAATTCgttctaaatttaattaaaatttatttttatctaccaGAATTAATTTCAGActtgattattattattcaaaaaatattcaaactcatttaattttatacattttaattaaaaaaattatataaaaattatttttattaaaaatttatatttaaaaaatttaataattcaattttattttatataaaataaaaaatataaaaatttataaatattattataaaaaacatatatttatatttaactaaatatttatataaacaaatATGGGTAACGAATACCTAACATGTAAAATTCAAACTCGACTTGAACCTGTTATGAATATTAAATTTTACACTCAAATCTGTTTTATCTTATTATATAC
This sequence is a window from Hevea brasiliensis isolate MT/VB/25A 57/8 chromosome 10, ASM3005281v1, whole genome shotgun sequence. Protein-coding genes within it:
- the LOC110632429 gene encoding aconitate hydratase, cytoplasmic, translating into MYITASTSASSLLRASRARLSSSLSSSITRASALASPPPKVSPSSFANTTQHRSLSFSAAVRSLRCSVPRWSHGVDWRSPVSLRSQIRAVAPVIERFQRKIATMAPENPFKGIFTSLPKPGGGEFGKFYSLPALNDPRIDKLPYSVRILLESAIRNCDNFQVTKEDVEKIIDWENSSPKQVEIPFKPARVLLQDFTGVPAVVDLASMRDAMSNLGGDSNKINPLVPVDLVIDHSVQVDVARSENAVQANMELEFQRNKERFAFLKWGSNAFHNMLVVPPGSGIVHQVNLEYLGRVVFNTDGTLYPDSVVGTDSHTTMIDGLGVAGWGVGGIEAEAAMLGQPMSMVLPGVVGFKLSGKLRNGVTATDLVLTVTQMLRKHGVVGKFVEFYGDGMGELSLADRATIANMSPEYGATMGFFPVDHVTLQYLKLTGRSDETVAMIEAYLRANKMFVDYNEPQQERVYSSYLQLNLADVEPCISGPKRPHDRVPLREMKTDWHSCLDNQVGFKGFAVPKEAQDKVAKFSFHGQPAELKHGSVVIAAITSCTNTSNPSVMLGAGLVAKKACELGLQVKPWIKTSLAPGSGVVTKYLLQSGLQKYLNQQGFHIVGYGCTTCIGNSGELDESVASAISENDIIAAAVLSGNRNFEGRVHALTRANYLASPPLVVAYALAGTVDIDFDKEPIGTGKDGRNIYFKDIWPTTEEIAEVVQSSVLPDMFKSTYEAITKGNPMWNQLTVSAKISYSWDPSSTYIHEPPYFKNITLNPPGAHGVKDAYCLLNFGDSITTDHISPAGSIHKDSPAAKYLLERGVDRKDFNSYGSRRGNDEVMARGTFANIRLVNKLLNGEVGPQTVHIPTGEKLYVFDAATRYKTAGHDTIILAGAEYGSGSSRDWAAKGPMLLGVKAVIAKSFERIHRSNLVGMGIIPLCFKAGQDADTLGLTGHERYTVDLPNNISDIKPGQDVTVTTDNGKSFTCTARFDTEVELAYFNHGGILPYVIRNLMTQ